The window CGTACCGCAAGCGGCGCGAAGCGCGCGCCCGCGCGCTGGCGGCGCGGCGCGAGCAGGCGTGGGCTGAGGCGCGGAAGGCGGCGCGCCTGCTCAAAGAAGAATTTGGCGCGCAACGAGTCGTGCTCTTCGGCTCGCTGGTACGTGAGGGTGGCCGCTTCTTCGATGAACGCTCCGACATTGACCTAGCGGTGTGGGGTCTTGCGCCGGAGCACTTTTTTGACGCTTGGGCGGCGGTTGAGCGGGCGACAAGCCAGCCTTTCGATTTGGTGGACGGGGCTCACGCTTCCGCCAGTCTGCTTGAAGTGATTGAAGCCGAAGGGGTGGCATTGTGACCTACGTAGCCTTGGCGGCACGCCTGCAACGTGAACTGGCCGATTTGGCCCGTGTGGTAGAACGGGTGCAGATACACTTCGGCGAAACACCATGAGCCACCACATCTCTCCCGAACAACTGGCGCGCTACCGCGAAACGCACCGCAAGCGGCGCGAAGCGCGCGCCCGCGCGCTGGCGGCACGGCGCGAGCAGGCGTGGGCTGAGGCGCGGAAGGCGGCGCGCCTGCTCAAAGAAGAATTTGGCGCGCAACGAGTCGTGCTCTTCGGCTCGCTGGTACGTGAGGGTGGCCGCTTCTTCGATGAGCGCTCCGACATTGACCTGGCGGTGTGGGGCATGGGCTGGCGTGATCTGCTCCGCGCATGGAGCCGCCTCAACGCGTCCCCCTTCACCTTTGCTTTTGATGTCATGCTCATTGAAGACGCGCGTCCCTCGTTGCGCGAGCGTATCGAACACGAGGGGGTGAACCTATGACCGGGACGCTGCTTTTCAACATTGACCGCTCTCGACGAGGAGAACGCGCATGACGCATAAGCCCCTACCAGCGCCGACCGCTTACGACGCCATCACCGCCCTGCGCTGCCTCATCTGCGGCGCGGAATACGCCCCCGGCGAGGTGCGCTATGTCTGCCCGCACCACGGCACCGAAGGCATCCTCGATGTGGTGTACGACTACGCCGCCATCGCCGCCCACACCGACCGCGACGCTCTGACGGCAAACCACCGCCGCGACATGTGGCGCTATCTGCCACTGCTTCCCATTGCCGAGCCGCGTTTCATCCCCCCGCTTGACGTGGGATGGACGCCGCTCTACCACGCCCCACGCCTGGGCGCCCTGCTCGGCCTCCCCAACCTTTGGGTGAAGGACGATGGGCGCAATCCCACCGCCTCGTTCAAAGACCGCGCCAGCGCGCTGGCGGTTGTCAAAGCCCAGGAAGCCAACGCGCGCACCATCACCACCGCCAGCAGCGGGAACGCCGCCGCCGCCTTGGCGGGCATGGCCGCCGGGGTTGGGCTGGAAAGCGTGATTTTTGTGCCGGCCAGCGCCCCGCAAGCCAAAATTGCGCAACTGCTCATCTACGGCGCGACGGTTGTGCTCGTTGAAGGCACCTACGACCAGGCGTTCGACCTCTGCATTGCAGCCGCCAACCAGCAGGGGTGGTACTGCCGCAACACCGCCTACAACCCTTACATGACCGAAGGCAAGAAAACCGCCGCCTACGAAATCGCCGAGCAGATGGGCTGGGAAGCGCCCGACCGTGTGTTCGTGGCGGTTGGCGATGGCTGTATCATCGGGGGGCTGCACAAAGGCTTTGCCGATTTGCACGCGCTCGGCTGGATTGAGCGCATGCCCCGCCTGATGGGTGTGCAGGCGGAAGGTAGCGCCGTGCTCTACGAGGCGTGGCGGCGCGGCGTGAACGAGATTCGCCCGATTGTGCCCCACACGATTGCCGACAGCATCAGCGTGGGCGTCCCGCGCGACCGCCTGAAAGCCCTGCGCGCTGTGCGCCAGACGGACGGCGCGTTTGTCGTCGTCTCCGATGAGGAGATTTTGGCCGCCATGCGCGACCTCGCCCGCCTGACGGGTGTTTTCGCCGAGCCGGCGGCGGCCGCGGCGGTTGCAGGGGTGCGCCGCGCTCTGGCTGACGGGCAGGTGGGGCGCGATGAGCGCGTGGTGGTTGTCATCACCGGCAACGGGCTGAAAGACATCCCCGCCGCCATGCGTGCGGTTGAAGGCGAGGGCAAAGCGGTGCGCCTGCCACCGACGGTGGACGCGCTGATGGCGTGGTTGCATGTTCAAGAGAAAGACTAACACGCGAAACGTATGCACTCACCGAAAGGCGAGCCACCTTCGGGCACAAACCAATCTCACTATGACGACCAACTCGCAGCGCTAGCGGCCCGCTACGACCTTATCGCCATCTACGCGTTCGGCAGCCGCGCCAAAGAAGCCGCTGCGGTGGTGCGCGGCGAACAGGCGCGCCTTTCCCGCGACACACCGTCCGACCTGGATATTGGCGTTGTGCCGCGTATGGGGCGGCGGCTCTCGCTGGACGAAAAAGTCAAACTGGCGCTGGCACTGGAAGACCTGTTCGACGTGCCGCGCGTGGACCTCGTCGTTGCGCCCGACGTCTCCATCTGGCTGGCGGTGGACATTGTGCACGGCGAGTTGCTCTACACGCCCGACCCGGTCGCCGAAGCCGAATACCAGCTCTATGTGCTGGCGCGTGCGAACGACCTCTATCCGTGGTCTCGCGAAGCCATTGAAGCGTTCAAACGAGAAGGCATTTTTGGGAAGAAAAACGATGACGCCCGGTAAGATTCAGGCCAAAATTGTGCGCGAACGCTTGCTGTGGATTGCCGACATGTAAAACAAGGAGCGCCTATGTCCACCCAACCGTCCATCATCCCCGGCCCAACCTACGCCGAAATGTTACACCCGCTCAAACTGCCGCGCGACCTGCGCGAGCGTGTAGCCGCCGTCCAGGATGAGTTCGACCCGCTCAACCTCTTCCGCATCACCTGGAAGCCCGACGGGCTGAGCGTGCACCACGTGGTGCTCCCACCCCAATTGACGGGCGTGGCCTGCAACATCATCGTCATGTTGGGCGACCACTTTCCCAGCGGCAGCCACAAAGTCGGGCCGGCGTATGCCACGCTGGCCGAAGCCGAGGCCTTTGAAGGGTTGCGCCCCGGCCAGAAAACTATTGTGGGACCGAGCACGGGCAACTTCGGCATCGGCACGGCGTATGTGGCGCGGCTGAAAGGCTACCGCGCGCTGGTCGTCATGCCCGACGACATGAGCGACGAACGCTATGAGCGCATTCGGCGCTACGGGGGCGACCTCGACCTGACGCCCGGCACCGAAAGCGACGTCATCCTCACGCTGGAACGCACACACACGCACTACATGCGCAATCCTGAGTACAAAGTGCTGGCGCAATTCGAGTTGCTGCCCAACTACCGCTTTCATCGCTACGTCACGGGCAATTCGGCGCTGGAAGTGGCGCGGCAATACGGCAATGGGCGCGTGGCGGCGTTCGTCAGCGCACCGGGCAGCGCCGGCACGATCGCCGCCGGCGATGAAATCAAGCACACCTTCCCCGATGCGGTGGTGGTGGCGCTCGAACCGCGCGAATGCCCGACGCTCTTCAACGGCGGGCAGGGCGTGCACCGCATCGAAGGCATTGGCGACAAAATGGTGACGCTCATCCACAACGTGCTCACCACCGACTACGTGATGCTCATCCACGATGAGGATACCATCCGCGGCACCAAAGTGCTGCAAGACGGCACCGATGTACTCGTGGAGCAGTTGGGTGTGCCGCGCGAAGCCGCCGAAGCCCTGCGCGGGCACTTTGGCCCGAGCGGGGTCTGCAATGTGATTGGCGCGATCAAAACCGCCAAACTGTTGGGGCTGGGGCCAGGCGAGAATGTGGTCACCATCGCCACCGACGGCTTCGACCGCTACCCCAGCGTCATGCGCGATTTGGAAGCGCGTTGGGGGCGTCCCATCACAACCGACGACCTGGAACTGTGGGCAAAAGCCGTCTTCCTGGGGGCGACGACGCAAGAGGTGCTGGACGTGCGCGGAACGCGCCAAAAGCAGCGCCTACACGAGATGAAGAAAGCCCTCTGGAAACACTTCGGATACGATGAGGAATATCTGGACCGCATGCTGACACCGGATTTTTGGGAAGCCGAGTATGCGCGCATTGCCGAGATAGACGCCGCGATTGCAGCGGGGCGTAGCCAGGCTGTCTGATACCCCCAACACCATCATGCAAAAACGCGCCGCGGGAAGAGCTCCGCGGCGCGTTTTGTGTGCCTCTTCACTCGCCTCTTATTCGCCACTGCTGAACTCAGCCTCCAGCGCGCGAATACGCGCCATCTGTTGCAGATTCCACTCATCCTCTGAAAAGGGCGTCTCGAACCAGGCATCCAAAATTTCCTTGGCAATGGGGATTGACGTCGCACGCAAACTGAGCGCCAAAACGTTGGCATGATTCCAAATACGCGCACCACGCGCCGTTTCGGCATCATGGCAGAGCGCAGCACGAATACCGCGCACCTTATTCGCGGCAATGCTTGCGCCCGTCCCCGTCCAACAACAGACAATGGCCTCGTCCGCTTCACCATTGACAACAGCGCGCGCTGCGCGACTGCTCGCCAGGGGCCAATCTACGTCGGGGTCGTTTTCGGCAATGGCGCCGAAGAGGAGCACCTCATGGCCGCGTTCACGCAATTCGCGAATGAGAAAATCGGTCAATTCCGTGCGTTCGTCACTGCTCAAGGCAATGCGCATCGTCCACCTCCCTCGCTCATCGCTTGTAGAAGCCTCCCCAACTGTAGCACAAACGGGGCGACCATCAAGGCCGCCCCGTATCGCGCGAAGTCAGCGCCAATGTTTAGCGGATAACCAGCGGGAGATAGATGGCATACGTTGTTGGCTGCAAGAACACCCCCTTGCGCGTGCTAGCCGTCACATTGCCCGCTTGGTCAACCGCTTGCACGAAGAACGAAACCGATGATTGATCAACAGGCAACGTCCCAACCCACAACCTCGAAGCGTCATCATAACTGAGTGGCAGCGAGCGCCAGGCGCCGTCGGTATCCAAATACGTCACATACACACGATACAGTGGTGCCGTTTCATTGTCGGGATCATAGGCATTCACCGCAAAAGTCACCGTGTTCTGGAACTGTACCGCTTCGACTTGCCAGATGGCGGGGGGCGTCCAGTCATCACTGGTCGAATAGAAGATTTGCGTTTGAGCGTAGGTGTACAGCCGCTCGGAGTCTGTTTCAGCGTTGTATTGCCCCGCCACGAATGTGAGATAATCGCGGTCGCCAAAGCGGTTGACGTAGAACGGTTTATCGGGATACCACCCCGGCACATCGAACGCCGGCTCAGGCAAGGTCACATCAGTAACAGGGCGCGTGATATAGGGGTCGAAATTTTTGAACGTGGTGTATTCGGCTTCGATAAGCACAATGCCATGCGGTTCCCCCGCTGCCTGCGCCAGCGGTGTGGCAATTAAGGGTTGAACCGGCAACCCGGGGCTGCTTTGCACCACGCCATCGGCGCTGAAATAGGTGCCCAGCGAGGTCGTTCCGCTGAAGGCT of the Ardenticatena maritima genome contains:
- a CDS encoding nucleotidyltransferase family protein; amino-acid sequence: MTHPLTPEQLARYRETYRKRREARARALAARREQAWAEARKAARLLKEEFGAQRVVLFGSLVREGGRFFDERSDIDLAVWGLAPEHFFDAWAAVERATSQPFDLVDGAHASASLLEVIEAEGVAL
- a CDS encoding nucleotidyltransferase family protein, encoding MSHHISPEQLARYRETHRKRREARARALAARREQAWAEARKAARLLKEEFGAQRVVLFGSLVREGGRFFDERSDIDLAVWGMGWRDLLRAWSRLNASPFTFAFDVMLIEDARPSLRERIEHEGVNL
- a CDS encoding threonine synthase; this encodes MTHKPLPAPTAYDAITALRCLICGAEYAPGEVRYVCPHHGTEGILDVVYDYAAIAAHTDRDALTANHRRDMWRYLPLLPIAEPRFIPPLDVGWTPLYHAPRLGALLGLPNLWVKDDGRNPTASFKDRASALAVVKAQEANARTITTASSGNAAAALAGMAAGVGLESVIFVPASAPQAKIAQLLIYGATVVLVEGTYDQAFDLCIAAANQQGWYCRNTAYNPYMTEGKKTAAYEIAEQMGWEAPDRVFVAVGDGCIIGGLHKGFADLHALGWIERMPRLMGVQAEGSAVLYEAWRRGVNEIRPIVPHTIADSISVGVPRDRLKALRAVRQTDGAFVVVSDEEILAAMRDLARLTGVFAEPAAAAAVAGVRRALADGQVGRDERVVVVITGNGLKDIPAAMRAVEGEGKAVRLPPTVDALMAWLHVQEKD
- a CDS encoding nucleotidyltransferase domain-containing protein — its product is MHSPKGEPPSGTNQSHYDDQLAALAARYDLIAIYAFGSRAKEAAAVVRGEQARLSRDTPSDLDIGVVPRMGRRLSLDEKVKLALALEDLFDVPRVDLVVAPDVSIWLAVDIVHGELLYTPDPVAEAEYQLYVLARANDLYPWSREAIEAFKREGIFGKKNDDAR
- a CDS encoding PLP-dependent cysteine synthase family protein; translation: MSTQPSIIPGPTYAEMLHPLKLPRDLRERVAAVQDEFDPLNLFRITWKPDGLSVHHVVLPPQLTGVACNIIVMLGDHFPSGSHKVGPAYATLAEAEAFEGLRPGQKTIVGPSTGNFGIGTAYVARLKGYRALVVMPDDMSDERYERIRRYGGDLDLTPGTESDVILTLERTHTHYMRNPEYKVLAQFELLPNYRFHRYVTGNSALEVARQYGNGRVAAFVSAPGSAGTIAAGDEIKHTFPDAVVVALEPRECPTLFNGGQGVHRIEGIGDKMVTLIHNVLTTDYVMLIHDEDTIRGTKVLQDGTDVLVEQLGVPREAAEALRGHFGPSGVCNVIGAIKTAKLLGLGPGENVVTIATDGFDRYPSVMRDLEARWGRPITTDDLELWAKAVFLGATTQEVLDVRGTRQKQRLHEMKKALWKHFGYDEEYLDRMLTPDFWEAEYARIAEIDAAIAAGRSQAV
- a CDS encoding RpiB/LacA/LacB family sugar-phosphate isomerase — translated: MRIALSSDERTELTDFLIRELRERGHEVLLFGAIAENDPDVDWPLASSRAARAVVNGEADEAIVCCWTGTGASIAANKVRGIRAALCHDAETARGARIWNHANVLALSLRATSIPIAKEILDAWFETPFSEDEWNLQQMARIRALEAEFSSGE